CGAAGGCCTCCATGAGACCGAAGCCGGCCTGACGGATCTCGCCGAGAGCCTCCCAGTCGACCCCGCGGGAGGCCTCCTCCCAGGGCACCTCGGGCCCCTCTTCGGCCGCGGCACGGCCCGCCTCGGTGAGCGAGAACAGCTTCTTGCCGCCCTCGGACTCACTCACGATCAGCCCCTCGTCCTCCAGTAGCTGGAGGGTGGGGTACACCGAGCCGGGACTGGGCTTCCACGCCCCGCCGCTGCGCTCGGCGATCTCCTGGATCATCTCGTAGCCGTGCATCGGCCGGTCCTTCAGCAGGGCCAGGATCGAGGCCCGTACGTCACCGCGCCGCGCCCTCCCCCTCGGCCCGCCACGCCCTCGTCCGCCCCAGGGCCCGGGACCGAACCCCGGACCACCGGGCCCGCCCCAGCCGGGACCACCCGGCCCGAAAGGCCCGAAGGCCGCACGCAGCCCCTCGAAACCGCCCCGGCCGTGACGGGGTCCGCCGTGGCCATGCCCGTGCTCGAATCCGTGAGTACGCATCGCAAACACTCTCCATTCCATCGTTGATCTGTCGCGATACCTCAACGATATATCGCTACCGATCGCATGGCAAGACCCGGATCGATCGGGTCCTGCTGTCCTGTCGGACTGCTCTCGCGTCGAAGAACCCGCCGGGGAACTGGTGGAGCGTGGCTACGGCTGCGGTGTCGGCCTGCTGCGAGAGAAGGGGACCCTCATGGCTCTTGACCTTGCCCAAAGGTGAAGGCCCACAGTGTCTGCGGCAACCAAGTCGGCGAACTGAGCGTGATTGGCTTTTGGCCGAGCCCTGATGACAGGAACCTGCATGGATGACGACGCTCTCCTGGCAGAGCAGAGGGCCTACTACAGGGCCGCCGCAGCCGAATATGACCGGCCCTACGCAGAGTACGAAGCCCTTCAGGAATTGCTGACTGTCGTCGATGACCTCCCGATTGCCGGGGATGTGCTGGAGCTGGCCTGCGGAACGGGCCAGTGGACCCCGAGGCTTGCCTCACGGGCACGTTCGGTGACGGCCGTCGACGCAGCAACCGAGGTGTTGGCCCTCGCTCGGGCGCGCACCGCATCCCCCGCCGTCCAGTTCATCGAGGCCGATCTGTTCGAGTGGCAACCGCCACGGCGCTACGACACTGTGTTCTTCGCCTTCTGGCTCTCCCACATCCCGCCGACGCGGTTGCCCGATTTCTGGCAGACCGTGGCGGCCGCACTCGCGCCGGGCGGCAAAGCGATCTTCATCGACGACGGCCCCGCCGCAGCCGCATCCGAGGAAGTCCTTACGAACCAGCCGACCCCGGCAGCGCTGCGTCGGCTCGATGACGGCAGCCAGTACCGCATTGTCAAGGTATTCCACGATGCCCAGACCCTCACGGACGACCTCACCGCGCTGGGGTGGTCAGTCCACATCCAGACCAAAGCCGGGAACTTCATCGGCATTGCAGAACCGCCGACCACCTCTGGCTAAGGAGACACGGAGCTGCTCGGCTCAGCCCGTTCCGCCCCCGAGACCGTGAGCCTGTCTCGACGAACCCAGTCCATGCGTCTCACCCAACCGAGTCCACACACGTCAGCGGCATGCGGGCGACCAACTTCGTTGAGACATGACAGCCACCCATCACGTCTTCTGCACGCGGGTGGTCTCGACGCCGAGGAGGGCGCCGTCGACACTGGTCGGCACGATTTCCGGCACAGGGACGCCGTGCTCGTCGACAAGGGTGGAGTGAGCCTCGCCGGGAGCGAAGGCATGGCGTTCCCCCCACTGCCGCAGGGTGACGATGACCGGGAAGAGATCGCGGCCGGCGTCGGTGAGCACGTACTCCTGACGGCGGCCCGATGGTGCGGTGCGCTGAGCGAGGAGCCCGTGAGCGGCGAGCTTGCGGAGGCGGTCCGTGAGGATGTTGCGGGCGATCCCCGTCCGCCGCTGGAACTCGGTGAACGATCGCGCCCCGTCCATCGCGTCACGGATGACGAGAAGGCTCCACCTGTCGCCGACGAGATCGAGCGTGCGAGCGACGGGGCAGTCGGGGTCGGTCCAGGACATGACACCTCTCAATGAGTTGCGGATTGAAACCATCATGTCGTACGGTCCAATCGGTTTCAGTTTGCTACTGATTTCGATGGGGGCGCAATGAACGCAGGGCGGCGCTTACTGCTCGCGGTGGTGTGTGGTGTCGCCGTGGCGAGCATTTATGCCGCGCAGCCGGTTCTGGAGCCGATGGGACGCGACCTCGGTGTGTCGGCGGAACTCACCGGGTGGATCGTCGCGACCGGCCAGTTCGGCTATCTGGCAGGGCTGGTACTGCTGGTGCCGCTCGGCGATCTGGTCGACAGGCGCCGGCTCATCGCCGTGCACCTGGCGATCACCGCAACGGGCCTGATCCTGACGGCCTCGGCGTCAGCCGCATGGGTGGCGTTCGTGGGGCTCGCGGCGACTGGAGTGTTCGCGGTCGTGGTGCAGACCACGGTGGCCTACGCCGCGTCGGTCTCGCCGCCCGGCGAGCGCGGACGCAGCATCGGTGTCGTGACCTCGGGCGTCGTGGTCGGCATCCTGGGTGCGCGGGTGGTCACCGGCACGCTCGCCGAGGTGTGGGGCTGGCGCAGCGTCTACGCCGTGCTCGCCCTGCTGTCACTCGGGCTCGCAGCCCTCGTCCTCGTGGCCCTGCCGTCAGAGGAGCGCCCCGACCCACCTGCGGAGTACAGGCAGGTCGTCGTCTCACTCGGCGGACTGTTCGGGCAGCGCGTCTTCCTGACGCGCGGGCTCGTCGCGTTCTTCTCGTTCGCATCGTTCGGAACCCTGTGGAGCGGACTGTCCCTGCCACTGGCGGACACGCCGTGGCAGCTGAGCGAGAGCCAGATCGGACTGTTCGGCATCGCCGGACTCGCCGGCGCCCTCGGCGCGGCACGCGCGGGACGGTGGGCGGACGCGGGGCGGGCGGCCCCGGTCACCGGTCTCGCACTCGCCCTGCTCATCCTCTCGTGGGCCGCCATCGCGCAGTTGCCGTGGTCACTGTGGCTCCTCATCGCCGGAATCGTGGTTCTCGACTTCGCGGTCCAGTCCGTGCATGTGAGCAACCAGCACCTGCTCACCGCCGCGCATCCAAACCGCGTCAGCAGCGTCATCGGCGGCTACATGGTCTTCTACTCACTCGGCTCCCCCCTCGGCGCGGCCGCAACCACCGCCGTCTTCACCGCCTATGGGTGGGCGGGCCCCAGTCTTCTCGGGGCCGGATCCGCGGCCTGCGCGTTGACCGTCTGGGCGACCGACAGACGACGACCCCGGGGTAGCGCGAGTCTCCCGTGCGAATCCAGCTCGGCATCCCTGTTCTCACCGGCGCCGTAGCGGTGTCACTCGCAGAACACACCTGCTCGTCGATGTTGCTCAGCCAACCGCGGCGGCTCCAACTGCCCTCGACCACAACGCCGCTTTGCCCGCGAGGCGGACCTCGGGTGAACGGGGCCAGGACTCGCGAATTGGCCTTGGTCTGCCGCCTCGTCGAGCCTCTAGCGTCGGGGCATGCGGATTCGAATCGTCGACGCCTTCACCGATCGCCCCTTCTCCGGTAACCCGGCCGGTGTCGTTCTTCTGAACGACGCGGACGCCTTCCCGGACGACACCTGGCTCCAGAACGTCGCCCTGGAGGTCAACCACGCCGAGACGGCCTTCGCCCATCCCCTGCCCGAGGGCGGCGAGGCCGACTGGGCGCTGCGCTGGTTCACGCCGGCCGCCGAGGTGGCGATGTGCGGTCACGCGACCCTGGCCACCGCCCACGTCCTGCACACCACCGGCACCCACCAGGGCCCGGTACGCTTCGCCACCCGCAGCGGCGTCCTCATCACCACGCCCGCCGAAGACGGCTCCGTCACGATGGACTTCCCGACGGCTCCGCTCACCCGGGTCGACCCGCCGGCCGGCCTCGCCGAGGCCCTGGGCACCGAGCCCCTTACAGTCCTCGACACCGGCCCGAACGTCGGCGACCTGCTGGTCGAGGTCGCCGACGAGAAGACGGTGCACGGCCTCGGCCCCGACCTCAGGGCCCTCGCCGCCCACTCCGAGCGCGGCGTGATCGCCACGGCCCGCGCGGAAGACCCCGAGCGAGGCTACGACTTCGTCTCGCGCTGCTTCTTCCCGAACGTCGGCATCGACGAGGACCCGGTGACCGGCAGCGCCCACACCGCGCTCGCCCCGTTCTGGTCCGAGCGCCTCGGCGGCACCCGCCTCACCGGCCTGCAGGCCTCGCCCCGCTCCGGCCGCGTCCGCACGGAACTGCGCGGCGACCGCACCTTGCTGACCGGCAGGGCGGTCACCGTCATCGAGGGCGAGCTGCTGGCCTGAGACGACCCCTCCCCGGGTCTCTCACGCCGTCGGCAGCCACCCGACCTTGCCCGCCAGCAGGGCGTACCCCACGAAGGCACCGATGTCGAGCAGCGAGTGGGCCACCACCAGCGGGCCCACCCGGCCCCACCGTCGGTACAGGTAGACGAACACCACGCCCATGACCATGTTGCCGATGAAGCCGCCGATGCCCTGGTAGAGGTGGTACGAGCCGCGCAGGACCGAGCTGCCCACCAGCGCGGCCGTCGGGGTCCAGCCCAGCCGGCCGAGGCGGCGCAGCAGGTAGCCGACCACGATCACTTCCTCCAGAACCGCGTTCTGGATCGCCGAGAGGATCAGCACGGGGTACTTCCACCACACGTCGGGCAGCGCCTCGGGCACCACGGTGAGGTTGAAGCCGAGGCCGCGGGCGGCCAGGTAGAAGGCGATTCCGGTGCTGCCGATGACCGCCGCGATCGCCGCCCCGCGGCCGAGGTCGGGCCAGGGCCGCGTGCGGTCGAAGCCGAGGGTGCGCAGGCCCGCGCCCTCGCGCAGCAGGAAGTGCGCGACGAGTACGACGGGCACGAGCGCCGTCGTGATCCCGAAGAGCTGCCAGGTCAGGTCGAGCCAGGGACGGCCGGGCGCGGCCGAGGCGTTCATCGTGGCCGCCTGGTCCTTCAGCCCGCCGGGCTTGGTGACCGAGCCGATGAAGCTGATCAGGGCGGAGACTCCGCTGGCACCCAGCGAGAGTGCCAGCACGAGCAGCGTCTCGTTGCGAAGCATCCGCCGCGAGAGCCGCTGCTGGGGAATGGAATCGTCGGCCACCGGGCTCGCCTCCGCCTGCACACCTGCCTCCACTTCACCAACCTGTCGGATCAGTATGAGGCCGGCAGGATGTCAGCCGGGCGGCGCATCAGCCCCACGGCACGGGCGCCGGCTGACGCACGGGCCAGCTGCGCCCTGACAGCCCAACGGCACCGGCTCCAGCGGGCCAGCGGGCCAGCGGGCCAGCGGGCCAGCGGGCCAGCGGGCCAGCGGGCCAGCGGGCCAGCGGCAAAGTGTGCCCACCGGCGCCTCACCCCGGTCGGCACCAGCTCCAACAACCCCACCGGCCGGGTGTCCCCCCAGAGGCCATCAACCCAACGGCACCGGCTCAGGCAACCCCACCGGCCACATATGCACCGGGTCCCCCTTGTGCATCAGCTCGCGATACCGCCGCGTCGTGGCGGCCAGCGCGGCCTCGCGCGAGTGGCCCGCGTCCAGCGCCTTGTGGAAGGTCGCGGCCTGCCAGCTCGCCCCGTTCACCCTGCGCCGGCATCGCTCCTCGATCACGCCCAGGTACAGATCGCGGTCGGCCGGCTCCACGCCCCACGCGTCCAGCCCGGCCTCGGCGAGCGGCAGCAGTTCGTCGCGGACCAGGCTCACCGCGTCGACCTGCGTGGTACCGCCGTAGCGGCCACGCCGGGGCCAGGTGAAGCGGGCGTCGATGCCGTCCTTGCACGCGGCGTCGAAGTTGGCGGCGGCCGCCTCGAACGGCAGCCGGGTCCACACCGGCCGGGCCTCCTCGGCGAGAGCGCGGACGAGGCCGTAGTAGAACGCCGCGTTGGCGACGACGTCGGTGACGGTGGGTCCGGCGGGCAGGACGCGGTTCTCCACGCGCAGGTGGGGGACGCCGTCGGCGATGCCGTACACCGGGCGGTTCCAGCGGTAGATCGTGCCGTTGTGCAGGACCAGCTCGGCGAGCGTCGGCACGCCGCCCTGGTCGAGCACCTCCAGCGGGTCCTCCTCGTCGCAGATCGGCAGCAGCGCGGGGTAGTAGCGCAGGTTCTCCTCGAACAGGTCGTGCGCCGAGGTGATCCAGCGCTCTCCGAACCAGGTGCGCGGCCGGACGCCCTGGGCCTGGAGTTCGGGCGGGCGGGTGTCGGTGGACTGCTGGAACAGCGGGGGCCGCGACTCGCGCCACAGCTCACGGCCGAAGAGGAAGGGCGAGTTGGCGCCGACGGCGATCTGCGCGGCGGCGACGGCCTGTGCCGCGTTCCACACGTCGGCGAAGCGGGCGGGGGTGACCTGGAGGTGCAGTTGCACGGAGGTGCAGGCGGCCTCCGGCGCGATGGACTTGGAGGTGCAGCTGAGGTGCTCCACGCCGGCGATGTCGAGGGTGAACTCCTCGCCGCGGGCGGCCACGATCTGATCGTTGAGGAGGGTGTAGCGGTCGACGTCGGAGAGGTTCGACGACACCAGGTCGTCCCGGTCGAGGGTCGGCAGAATGCCGATCATCACGATTCCCGCGTCGACCTCGCCGGCTTTCCGGTCGGCATATGCCAGTGACGTACGGAGTTCCTCCGCGAGTCGATCGAGTACCCGGCCACCCAGACGATGTGGGGGAATGTTGACTTCCAGATTGAACATGGCGAGTTCTGTTTGGAAATCACGGCTCGCGATACGTTCGAGGACTTGCGCGTTCAACATTTTCGGCATGCCGTCGGCGCCCGCGAGATTCAACTCGATCTCCAGCCCCATGAGGTTCTTGGGGCGATCGAACCGCTTCTCCGCCAGGAGTCGCTCCAAGCCCGTCAGACACCGACGGAGCTTGTCGCGGTAGCGCTGGCGATCGG
The genomic region above belongs to Streptomyces coeruleorubidus and contains:
- a CDS encoding winged helix-turn-helix transcriptional regulator, with protein sequence MSWTDPDCPVARTLDLVGDRWSLLVIRDAMDGARSFTEFQRRTGIARNILTDRLRKLAAHGLLAQRTAPSGRRQEYVLTDAGRDLFPVIVTLRQWGERHAFAPGEAHSTLVDEHGVPVPEIVPTSVDGALLGVETTRVQKT
- a CDS encoding class I SAM-dependent methyltransferase, which gives rise to MDDDALLAEQRAYYRAAAAEYDRPYAEYEALQELLTVVDDLPIAGDVLELACGTGQWTPRLASRARSVTAVDAATEVLALARARTASPAVQFIEADLFEWQPPRRYDTVFFAFWLSHIPPTRLPDFWQTVAAALAPGGKAIFIDDGPAAAASEEVLTNQPTPAALRRLDDGSQYRIVKVFHDAQTLTDDLTALGWSVHIQTKAGNFIGIAEPPTTSG
- a CDS encoding MFS transporter, with protein sequence MNAGRRLLLAVVCGVAVASIYAAQPVLEPMGRDLGVSAELTGWIVATGQFGYLAGLVLLVPLGDLVDRRRLIAVHLAITATGLILTASASAAWVAFVGLAATGVFAVVVQTTVAYAASVSPPGERGRSIGVVTSGVVVGILGARVVTGTLAEVWGWRSVYAVLALLSLGLAALVLVALPSEERPDPPAEYRQVVVSLGGLFGQRVFLTRGLVAFFSFASFGTLWSGLSLPLADTPWQLSESQIGLFGIAGLAGALGAARAGRWADAGRAAPVTGLALALLILSWAAIAQLPWSLWLLIAGIVVLDFAVQSVHVSNQHLLTAAHPNRVSSVIGGYMVFYSLGSPLGAAATTAVFTAYGWAGPSLLGAGSAACALTVWATDRRRPRGSASLPCESSSASLFSPAP
- a CDS encoding PhzF family phenazine biosynthesis protein, producing MRIRIVDAFTDRPFSGNPAGVVLLNDADAFPDDTWLQNVALEVNHAETAFAHPLPEGGEADWALRWFTPAAEVAMCGHATLATAHVLHTTGTHQGPVRFATRSGVLITTPAEDGSVTMDFPTAPLTRVDPPAGLAEALGTEPLTVLDTGPNVGDLLVEVADEKTVHGLGPDLRALAAHSERGVIATARAEDPERGYDFVSRCFFPNVGIDEDPVTGSAHTALAPFWSERLGGTRLTGLQASPRSGRVRTELRGDRTLLTGRAVTVIEGELLA
- a CDS encoding CPBP family intramembrane glutamic endopeptidase encodes the protein MQAEASPVADDSIPQQRLSRRMLRNETLLVLALSLGASGVSALISFIGSVTKPGGLKDQAATMNASAAPGRPWLDLTWQLFGITTALVPVVLVAHFLLREGAGLRTLGFDRTRPWPDLGRGAAIAAVIGSTGIAFYLAARGLGFNLTVVPEALPDVWWKYPVLILSAIQNAVLEEVIVVGYLLRRLGRLGWTPTAALVGSSVLRGSYHLYQGIGGFIGNMVMGVVFVYLYRRWGRVGPLVVAHSLLDIGAFVGYALLAGKVGWLPTA
- a CDS encoding glutamate-cysteine ligase family protein, which translates into the protein MGEKVVAGRFDLSDRQRYRDKLRRCLTGLERLLAEKRFDRPKNLMGLEIELNLAGADGMPKMLNAQVLERIASRDFQTELAMFNLEVNIPPHRLGGRVLDRLAEELRTSLAYADRKAGEVDAGIVMIGILPTLDRDDLVSSNLSDVDRYTLLNDQIVAARGEEFTLDIAGVEHLSCTSKSIAPEAACTSVQLHLQVTPARFADVWNAAQAVAAAQIAVGANSPFLFGRELWRESRPPLFQQSTDTRPPELQAQGVRPRTWFGERWITSAHDLFEENLRYYPALLPICDEEDPLEVLDQGGVPTLAELVLHNGTIYRWNRPVYGIADGVPHLRVENRVLPAGPTVTDVVANAAFYYGLVRALAEEARPVWTRLPFEAAAANFDAACKDGIDARFTWPRRGRYGGTTQVDAVSLVRDELLPLAEAGLDAWGVEPADRDLYLGVIEERCRRRVNGASWQAATFHKALDAGHSREAALAATTRRYRELMHKGDPVHMWPVGLPEPVPLG
- a CDS encoding PadR family transcriptional regulator: MRTHGFEHGHGHGGPRHGRGGFEGLRAAFGPFGPGGPGWGGPGGPGFGPGPWGGRGRGGPRGRARRGDVRASILALLKDRPMHGYEMIQEIAERSGGAWKPSPGSVYPTLQLLEDEGLIVSESEGGKKLFSLTEAGRAAAEEGPEVPWEEASRGVDWEALGEIRQAGFGLMEAFGQVWKTGSKEQREKALGVINEARKKLYLILADED